A genomic stretch from Aquipuribacter hungaricus includes:
- a CDS encoding ComEC/Rec2 family competence protein, with translation MTAATGVLAVLAGTSLVLLLLLARGRRRPDPATAVLSTTVLAAACTGLVLAAAAAELTRWSVPALADAADRGVPVALELVVTGDPTAGAGEAAWQREQVRVRADVVAVGRAPRPVEVPVLLKADDRWLDARWGERRQVVARLRPAPPGEPYAYLASVAGPATVVSEPRWHWRAAERLRAGLVGAATGGTGGTAGTGGTGGTGGTGGTGGTGGTGGTGGTGGAGVGAGAGGQGSGPGSAGGVTDGAALLPGLVVGDTRLQDDDLVDDLRVAGLSHLSAVSGANVTLVCGGLLLLVVLLRGGRRTGVVLAGAALVALVVVARPEPSVLRAAVMGSVGLLGVLVGRRGGGVPALCAAVVVVLLVDPWLARAAGFQLSVLATGALVLWTTPWSRALGRVLPRTAALALAVPAAAQVAVTPVLVGLEPVVSLYALPANVLVAPTVAPATVLGLLAALLSLVDGRVAAVVATPARWCASWIAGVGRTAADLPAASVPVPEGPVGAVVAGSATVGVLLLAALLLRVLPDRRADGEAWAPWPRVRWSGSAGAAAGAAAGARGSGRGSLDRGGAPDGGGPRGTDTPPVGARPRVPTTARPGPAVVLLLLVVVLVGAVALRHTALRGDRWPGEGWAVVVCDVGQGESVLVRAGPTSAVVVDTGPEPAPVEGCLRRAGVTSVPLLVLTHLHADHVGGLGGVGAAASVGQVWTAPGGMPPAVEADLVGWARQRGAGVERPVAGAAAQVGAARVDVLAPQTPAGVEGDDQDVNDAGLVVRVVVGPLSLLAVGDIGSDAQAALLRRVGPGALAADVTTVAHHGSADQLPGFYDAVGAQVAVASAGGDNTYGHPTRRALDVVAGTGAVVLSTPEHGGVALRVVASAAVDEDVTLGVRTTRRGGRRPQRARGGSCPPSVPA, from the coding sequence GTGACGGCCGCGACCGGGGTGCTGGCGGTCCTGGCGGGGACGTCTCTCGTCCTGCTCCTGCTGCTGGCCCGCGGTCGGCGTCGCCCTGACCCCGCGACCGCGGTCCTCTCCACCACCGTGCTCGCAGCGGCCTGCACGGGCCTCGTTCTCGCCGCGGCCGCCGCGGAGCTCACCCGGTGGTCGGTCCCCGCCCTCGCCGACGCCGCCGACCGAGGGGTGCCCGTCGCCCTGGAGCTGGTGGTGACCGGCGACCCGACGGCAGGGGCCGGGGAGGCCGCGTGGCAGCGCGAGCAGGTCCGGGTGCGGGCCGACGTCGTCGCCGTGGGCCGGGCGCCCCGCCCCGTCGAGGTGCCAGTCCTGCTGAAGGCCGACGACCGGTGGCTCGACGCCCGGTGGGGGGAGCGGCGCCAGGTCGTCGCCCGGCTCCGACCGGCGCCTCCGGGTGAGCCCTACGCCTACCTCGCCTCTGTGGCCGGCCCGGCGACGGTGGTGTCGGAGCCGCGGTGGCACTGGCGGGCCGCCGAGCGGCTGCGCGCGGGTCTGGTCGGGGCGGCGACGGGCGGGACAGGCGGGACAGCGGGAACCGGCGGCACCGGCGGAACCGGCGGAACCGGCGGAACCGGCGGCACCGGCGGCACCGGCGGCACCGGCGGCACCGGCGGAGCTGGCGTTGGCGCAGGTGCAGGCGGGCAGGGCAGCGGTCCCGGCTCCGCGGGCGGTGTGACCGACGGGGCGGCCCTGCTGCCCGGGCTGGTCGTGGGCGACACCCGCCTGCAGGACGACGACCTCGTCGACGACCTCCGGGTCGCGGGCCTCAGCCACCTGTCGGCCGTCTCCGGGGCCAACGTCACGCTCGTCTGCGGCGGCTTGCTGCTGCTCGTGGTCCTGCTGCGCGGAGGCCGGCGCACCGGGGTCGTCCTGGCAGGGGCGGCGCTGGTCGCCCTCGTGGTCGTGGCCCGCCCCGAGCCCAGTGTCCTGCGGGCGGCCGTCATGGGGTCCGTCGGGCTGCTGGGCGTGCTCGTCGGACGGCGAGGGGGCGGGGTGCCCGCGCTGTGCGCGGCGGTCGTGGTGGTGCTCCTCGTCGACCCGTGGCTCGCCCGTGCGGCGGGGTTCCAGCTGAGCGTGCTCGCCACGGGGGCGCTCGTGCTGTGGACCACGCCGTGGTCGCGGGCGCTGGGACGGGTCCTCCCGCGGACCGCGGCGCTCGCGCTCGCCGTGCCGGCGGCCGCGCAGGTGGCGGTGACGCCGGTGCTGGTGGGCCTGGAGCCGGTGGTGAGCCTGTACGCGCTGCCGGCCAACGTCCTCGTGGCTCCCACCGTCGCCCCCGCGACGGTCCTCGGCCTGCTCGCCGCCCTGCTGTCACTGGTCGACGGACGGGTGGCCGCCGTCGTGGCCACCCCGGCTAGGTGGTGCGCCTCGTGGATCGCGGGCGTCGGCCGGACGGCGGCGGACCTGCCCGCCGCCAGCGTCCCGGTGCCGGAGGGGCCGGTCGGCGCCGTCGTGGCCGGCTCCGCGACGGTCGGCGTCCTGCTCCTCGCGGCGCTGCTGCTCCGCGTGCTGCCCGACCGACGGGCCGACGGAGAGGCCTGGGCGCCGTGGCCGCGCGTGCGGTGGTCGGGCAGCGCCGGCGCTGCAGCGGGTGCTGCCGCCGGTGCACGTGGGTCCGGTCGTGGCTCGCTCGACCGGGGCGGTGCCCCGGACGGAGGCGGCCCTCGTGGCACGGACACCCCGCCCGTGGGGGCGCGACCACGAGTCCCCACGACCGCCCGGCCGGGACCCGCTGTCGTGCTGCTGCTGCTGGTGGTCGTCCTCGTCGGTGCGGTCGCCCTGCGGCACACGGCGCTGCGCGGCGACCGGTGGCCCGGGGAGGGGTGGGCCGTCGTGGTGTGCGACGTCGGGCAGGGCGAGAGCGTCCTCGTGCGGGCGGGGCCGACGAGCGCCGTCGTCGTCGACACCGGCCCCGAGCCGGCCCCGGTCGAGGGCTGCCTGCGCCGGGCGGGCGTCACCAGCGTGCCGCTGCTCGTCCTCACGCACCTGCACGCCGACCATGTCGGGGGCCTCGGCGGCGTCGGTGCCGCGGCGTCGGTCGGGCAGGTCTGGACGGCCCCGGGCGGGATGCCGCCGGCTGTCGAGGCCGACCTGGTGGGCTGGGCACGGCAGCGGGGGGCCGGCGTCGAGCGCCCGGTGGCGGGCGCGGCGGCACAGGTGGGGGCGGCCCGGGTGGACGTCCTGGCCCCGCAGACCCCGGCGGGCGTCGAGGGGGACGACCAGGACGTCAACGACGCCGGGCTCGTGGTCCGGGTCGTCGTCGGGCCGCTCTCGCTGCTCGCGGTGGGGGACATCGGCTCCGACGCCCAGGCCGCGCTGCTGCGCCGGGTGGGACCGGGCGCGCTGGCGGCGGACGTGACGACCGTGGCGCACCACGGCTCCGCCGACCAGCTGCCCGGCTTCTACGACGCGGTCGGCGCCCAGGTCGCGGTGGCCAGCGCCGGCGGCGACAACACCTACGGCCACCCCACCCGGCGGGCGCTCGACGTCGTGGCAGGGACCGGGGCCGTCGTGCTGTCGACGCCCGAGCACGGTGGCGTCGCCCTCCGGGTGGTCGCGTCCGCTGCCGTGGACGAGGACGTCACGCTGGGGGTGCGGACCACCCGCCGCGGCGGCCGTCGACCCCAGCGGGCGCGGGGCGGGTCGTGTCCGCCGTCCGTGCCAGCATGA